GAGCAACTTCCGTAAATATCTGCACATAGCGCGCTTCAATAATACGGGCTAGATTATAGATACCAATATTAATCTCGTCACCTGTTCCTTGTGGTTTAAAGATAAAGAACGAGCTGGGATCGACACTATTGACATCGACAGTACCATGGGTTTTTTTCAGCTTTTCAGCCTCAATCATGGAAATACCAAAATCAGCTGAGATATCCATCGTTACTTCGTGGCTGCCTGTCGCGATACAATGGGTAAATATCAGCTTGTTTTCTTTATAAACGCAAATACTGGTCGTACTAGCACCAATATCTACCAAACAAACCCCTTGCTGACGCTCGTCACTCATCAAACTATATTCAGCACTCGTCACTGCATCAAATACAATGTGGTCAATACCAACATCACAGCTTTGCAGTAATTTTTGGATATTCTGACGGCTAGCAACGGGCATCATCATCATGTGATACATCACAGTAATATTATGCGCCATCATTTCGATCGCATCATCCACCATGAAATCTTGATCATCAACATAGATACCCTGCTGACAGCAATGCATTAGATAGTAGTCTGATGATAGATCGCGTGACTTGGCATTAGACAACGCCTGCACCATATCTTTGGCACGTACCGCCTCATCTTCTACACGTACCTCGCCTGCACTATTTTTGCTCGATAACTCCGGTGTTGCTAGGGTCAACCACACACTGTGCACGCGGCAATTGGCAGTATCTTCTGCTTCTTGAATGGCTTGCTTGATAGCACCTTGTAGACGTTCACGGTGTTTTATTTGACCTTGGTAAAAATCGCTATTTTTGACTTGTCCCACGCCCAGAATACGGATGTCTTTTGCAGAGACAACGTTACCAATAACGACATAGACTGCCGTGGCACTTAGATGGACAACAACCAGATTTTCAGTATTTTTCATGGTACCAGACAAATTATCGCTAAACAGGAGACCAAATGACGTCTCCATTAGATCATTAAAAAAAGCGTTATCAACACGCTATGATGTTGTATATTCTGTGCTAAAAACTATCAAAATAGCTCAAACTAAAATGCTAACCAGTTTTTTTTATGCTATCTATCGTTATTTTGCTTCATCAATCTTTGGCTGTGCCATATCCCAAGCGATGGTAAAACCATTTTTATAGCGCAAATCTACAGACTGTATTTCGCCTCGACGCTCACTTAACTGATTGCCGAGCAGCTGACTTAAACTCAGCAGCTTTTGCGCAGTATTCTCGTTATCAACAATCACACGCAGTCCATTGTCAAAACGAATCAGCCAAGTCATTCTTGGTGACAGGATAATATCTTCGACTTGCATACCAAGTGGCGCATACCAGTCGTTAACTTGCTGCATCTGCTGCATGATAACTGGGGCTTGAGTTATCTCACCTTGTAAGGTGGCGAAGCGTTCTTGCGTCAGATCTTTACTATC
This region of Psychrobacter sp. JCM 18902 genomic DNA includes:
- the ftsA gene encoding cell division protein FtsA, which codes for MKNTENLVVVHLSATAVYVVIGNVVSAKDIRILGVGQVKNSDFYQGQIKHRERLQGAIKQAIQEAEDTANCRVHSVWLTLATPELSSKNSAGEVRVEDEAVRAKDMVQALSNAKSRDLSSDYYLMHCCQQGIYVDDQDFMVDDAIEMMAHNITVMYHMMMMPVASRQNIQKLLQSCDVGIDHIVFDAVTSAEYSLMSDERQQGVCLVDIGASTTSICVYKENKLIFTHCIATGSHEVTMDISADFGISMIEAEKLKKTHGTVDVNSVDPSSFFIFKPQGTGDEINIGIYNLARIIEARYVQIFTEVARQLHEADLIGYIDKGIVLTGGGTAIKGMIPFTKKLLKMPVVLTNTHPAISAHNHFDNDESFKQLNSQVNDRAYQTAFGTLLYSQSEQFRRSEKSEPEAIQKNRVTGVFQSAGQRFASVLKKIL